Proteins co-encoded in one Flavobacterium fluviale genomic window:
- a CDS encoding sterol desaturase family protein, which produces MISFLIFLGVFLFMECVTWLTHKYVMHGFMWYFHEDHHQPKYEHTFERNDIFFVIFAIPSILLFYFGVQGGFNYLFFIACGVTLYGICYFLIHDVLIHQRFKWFKNTKNKYLIGLRKAHKIHHKHLNKEKGECFGMLFVPLKYYKM; this is translated from the coding sequence ATGATTTCTTTTTTAATCTTTTTAGGCGTTTTTCTGTTTATGGAATGTGTGACCTGGCTTACGCACAAATACGTTATGCACGGTTTTATGTGGTATTTTCACGAAGATCATCACCAGCCGAAATACGAACATACTTTTGAGCGAAACGACATTTTCTTTGTCATTTTTGCAATTCCGAGTATTCTTCTATTTTACTTTGGTGTGCAAGGCGGCTTTAACTATTTATTTTTTATTGCCTGCGGCGTTACACTTTACGGAATTTGTTATTTTTTAATTCACGATGTCTTGATACATCAACGTTTTAAATGGTTCAAAAATACCAAAAACAAATACCTCATCGGACTGAGAAAAGCTCATAAAATACACCATAAACACCTTAATAAAGAAAAAGGGGAATGTTTCGGAATGTTGTTTGTACCATTAAAATATTATAAAATGTAA
- a CDS encoding SRPBCC family protein, protein MKLYKVATVQYVNASVEDCWDFFSSPKNLQTITLDNMNFQIKDFDDKRMYDGQIITYTLRPLLGIKISWVTEITACKENEYFIDVQRFGPYKLWHHKHFFERTPDGGTKMTDIVHYALPLGILGRLMNLLVVKNKLKTIFDFRYNKIEELFNSKPQAKIIQIHAEQKSI, encoded by the coding sequence ATGAAATTATACAAAGTAGCAACCGTACAATATGTAAATGCCAGCGTCGAAGACTGCTGGGATTTCTTCTCCAGTCCCAAAAACCTCCAGACCATTACTTTGGACAACATGAATTTTCAAATTAAGGATTTCGACGACAAACGGATGTACGACGGTCAAATTATCACTTACACTTTAAGACCGCTTTTAGGAATCAAAATTTCTTGGGTTACCGAAATTACTGCTTGTAAGGAAAATGAGTATTTTATAGATGTGCAGCGTTTTGGTCCTTATAAATTATGGCATCATAAACATTTTTTTGAGCGAACACCAGACGGCGGAACAAAAATGACAGATATTGTTCATTATGCCTTGCCTCTCGGAATCTTAGGACGTTTAATGAATTTACTAGTTGTAAAAAATAAATTAAAAACAATTTTCGATTTCCGTTACAACAAAATCGAAGAATTGTTTAATTCAAAACCACAGGCAAAGATTATACAAATACACGCAGAGCAAAAAAGTATTTAA
- a CDS encoding cryptochrome/photolyase family protein, with protein MTKQKVSFFWFRRDLRLEDNHGLFHALQSEFPIIPLFIFDDDILDNLPKNDARVSFIYESLEKINSELTAFQSSILIKKGKTKEVWKSLLEEFDIQNVFFNKDYEPFAIKRDTAICTVLKENDVACLSFKDHVIFEEKEITKADGLPYTVYTPYKNKWLEKYHILGSSPEYDSTPFQSNFAKNQFPFPDLSAIGFEKSAIKVQPHNLTQIGSYKETRDFPALDSTSYLSPHLRFGTVSIRKLVNWANRKNQTFLSELIWREFFIEILFSFPNCVNHNFKPAYDGIQWRNNEEDFKRWCSGTTGYPMVDAGMRQLNETGYMHNRVRMVVASFLCKHLLINWQWGEAYFAEKLLDFELASNVGNWQWAAGTGCDAAPYFRVFNPEIQQKKFDEKGEYIRKWIPEFDFGYNEPMVDHAFARDRAIATYKAGIIK; from the coding sequence ATGACAAAACAAAAAGTCTCCTTTTTCTGGTTCAGACGGGATTTACGTTTAGAGGACAACCACGGACTATTCCACGCTTTACAATCTGAATTCCCAATAATTCCTTTATTTATTTTTGATGATGATATTTTGGATAATCTTCCAAAAAACGACGCGAGAGTTTCTTTTATTTATGAATCACTTGAAAAAATAAATTCAGAATTAACCGCTTTTCAATCTTCAATTTTAATCAAAAAAGGAAAAACAAAAGAAGTATGGAAATCGCTTTTAGAAGAATTCGATATTCAAAACGTATTTTTCAATAAAGATTACGAACCTTTTGCTATCAAACGCGATACAGCCATTTGCACTGTATTGAAAGAGAATGACGTCGCATGCCTTTCATTTAAAGACCACGTTATTTTTGAAGAAAAAGAAATCACAAAAGCCGACGGACTTCCGTATACGGTTTACACTCCTTACAAAAATAAATGGCTTGAGAAATATCATATTTTAGGATCGTCTCCAGAATATGATTCAACTCCATTTCAATCCAATTTTGCTAAAAATCAATTTCCTTTTCCCGATTTATCAGCAATAGGTTTTGAAAAAAGCGCGATAAAAGTACAGCCGCACAACTTAACACAAATTGGCAGTTATAAAGAGACTAGAGATTTCCCTGCTTTAGACAGCACCTCCTATCTTTCTCCACACCTAAGATTTGGAACGGTAAGCATTCGGAAATTGGTAAACTGGGCAAATCGAAAGAATCAGACTTTTCTAAGTGAATTGATTTGGAGAGAATTTTTTATTGAAATTCTTTTCAGCTTTCCGAATTGTGTCAATCATAATTTCAAACCTGCCTACGATGGAATTCAATGGCGTAATAATGAAGAAGATTTTAAAAGATGGTGTTCTGGAACTACCGGTTACCCAATGGTCGACGCGGGAATGCGCCAGCTTAACGAAACGGGTTACATGCACAATCGCGTTCGCATGGTTGTAGCGAGTTTTTTATGCAAACACCTATTAATCAACTGGCAGTGGGGAGAAGCTTATTTCGCCGAAAAACTTTTAGATTTCGAACTGGCCTCGAACGTTGGAAACTGGCAGTGGGCCGCGGGAACAGGTTGTGATGCCGCACCTTACTTCAGGGTTTTTAATCCCGAAATCCAACAAAAGAAATTTGACGAAAAAGGCGAATACATCCGCAAATGGATTCCTGAATTTGATTTTGGTTATAATGAACCAATGGTCGATCATGCTTTTGCGAGAGATCGCGCTATTGCGACTTATAAGGCTGGAATAATTAAATAA
- a CDS encoding ABC1 kinase family protein, whose protein sequence is MKTIDYIPTSKIERAGKLVQTGAKIGVNYVKHYAEKIVNPDLTRDKLNENNAEDIYDGLKSLKGSALKVAQMLSMDKNFLPQAYVEKFSLSQFSVPPLSAPLVLKTFKNNFGKTPYEIFDEFNPNSVNAASIGQVHLAKKNEKKLAVKIQYPGVADSISSDLALVKPIAIRMFNLQGKDSDKYFKEVEDKLIEETNYLLELKQSQEVVDACNKIENIIFPNYYPEFSSEKIITMDWMTGIHLSEFTAKNTDQEVGDKIGQALWDFYMYQVHVLRKVHADPHPGNFLVNDQNQLIALDFGCMKQIPEEFYSPYFELINKAVLNDLEIFNKKLFELEVLRSDDSKEEIEYFSNMFFDLLSLFTKPFQNETFDFADETFFNAIAELGKRFSEDTNLRKMNGNRGSKHFIYMNRTFFGLYNLMFDLKAKIVVDNYLKY, encoded by the coding sequence ATGAAAACAATCGATTATATTCCAACTTCAAAAATAGAAAGAGCTGGAAAGCTGGTTCAAACTGGAGCCAAAATTGGGGTAAACTATGTAAAGCATTATGCTGAAAAAATAGTCAACCCAGATTTAACCCGAGATAAACTAAACGAAAATAACGCCGAAGATATTTACGACGGCCTTAAAAGCTTAAAAGGAAGCGCGCTTAAAGTCGCGCAAATGTTAAGTATGGACAAGAATTTTCTGCCTCAGGCTTATGTGGAGAAATTCTCATTGTCTCAATTTTCAGTACCGCCGCTTTCTGCACCTTTGGTTTTAAAAACGTTCAAGAATAATTTTGGTAAAACACCTTATGAAATCTTCGACGAATTCAATCCAAATTCTGTAAACGCGGCAAGTATTGGCCAAGTGCATTTGGCTAAGAAAAATGAAAAGAAACTGGCAGTTAAAATTCAATATCCTGGAGTTGCCGACAGTATTTCATCAGATTTAGCTTTGGTAAAACCTATTGCAATTAGAATGTTTAATCTGCAAGGAAAAGACTCTGATAAATATTTCAAGGAAGTTGAAGATAAACTTATTGAAGAAACCAATTATTTATTAGAATTGAAACAAAGTCAGGAAGTTGTTGATGCATGTAATAAAATCGAAAACATCATTTTTCCGAATTACTATCCAGAGTTTTCATCAGAGAAAATTATCACAATGGATTGGATGACAGGAATTCATCTTTCTGAATTTACGGCTAAAAATACAGATCAGGAAGTTGGCGACAAAATAGGGCAGGCGCTTTGGGACTTTTACATGTACCAAGTTCACGTTTTACGAAAAGTTCACGCAGATCCGCATCCAGGTAATTTTTTAGTAAATGATCAAAATCAGCTAATTGCTTTAGATTTTGGCTGTATGAAACAAATTCCCGAGGAGTTTTACTCACCATATTTTGAATTGATTAATAAAGCAGTTTTAAATGATTTGGAAATTTTTAATAAAAAATTATTTGAGTTAGAAGTTCTTAGATCCGATGATTCTAAAGAGGAGATCGAATATTTTTCAAATATGTTTTTTGATTTGTTATCGCTTTTTACCAAGCCTTTTCAAAATGAAACCTTCGATTTTGCCGACGAAACTTTTTTTAATGCAATCGCCGAATTAGGAAAACGTTTCTCTGAAGATACAAATCTTAGAAAAATGAATGGAAACCGCGGTTCTAAGCACTTTATTTATATGAACCGTACTTTCTTTGGTTTGTATAATTTAATGTTTGATTTGAAGGCGAAGATTGTGGTTGATAATTATTTGAAGTACTAG
- a CDS encoding TetR family transcriptional regulator C-terminal domain-containing protein, translating to METNKQRITKDDIVSKYMDEVLEKGQKPKSVYHFAKENDFTEAEFYSFFGTLEGLEKEIFRMFFENTVNLLHKNEEYQQYDMKNKMLSFYFTFFEILTANRSYVLQTLKIDRNPLKNLVQLTALRENFKNYVSEILTDDYRLEQEKFQKFQEKAIQESAWLQLMLTIKFWMEDESAAFEKTDIFIEKSVNASFELMNVAPMNHLIDFGKFLFKEKIHSR from the coding sequence ATGGAGACTAATAAACAGAGAATAACCAAAGATGATATCGTTTCAAAATATATGGATGAGGTTTTGGAAAAAGGTCAAAAACCAAAATCCGTTTATCATTTTGCGAAAGAAAATGATTTTACCGAAGCTGAGTTTTATTCCTTTTTTGGAACATTAGAAGGTTTAGAAAAAGAAATTTTCAGGATGTTTTTTGAAAATACGGTTAATCTGCTTCATAAAAATGAAGAGTATCAGCAGTATGATATGAAGAACAAAATGCTGAGTTTCTACTTTACATTTTTCGAAATTTTAACCGCAAATCGAAGTTACGTTTTACAGACGCTTAAAATTGATAGAAATCCGCTTAAAAATTTAGTACAGCTGACTGCTCTTAGAGAAAATTTTAAAAATTATGTTTCGGAAATTCTAACGGATGATTATAGATTAGAACAAGAAAAATTTCAAAAATTTCAAGAAAAAGCTATTCAGGAATCGGCTTGGCTGCAATTAATGCTGACGATTAAATTTTGGATGGAAGATGAATCTGCTGCTTTTGAAAAAACAGACATTTTTATCGAAAAATCAGTTAATGCATCATTTGAATTAATGAATGTTGCCCCAATGAATCATTTAATAGATTTTGGAAAATTTCTATTTAAAGAAAAAATACACAGCAGATAA
- a CDS encoding TIGR01777 family oxidoreductase, protein MAQNVLLTGGSGFIGKHLTDMLLEAGYSVSILSRSERESSEAITYYKWDLNKNYIDENAVLNADYIIHLAGEGIVEKRWTAKRKKDILDSRIKPIDLIFSVLEKNNKKLNAFVSASAVGIYGAVTSHKICTENTPPANDFLGTTCQKWESAVDKIGSLGIRTVKIRTGIVLGKDEGFLKKMIPTFKSGFGAVLGSGKQYLPWIHIDDLCRIYLKSIEDEKLEGPYNACITDNTTNSRFSKTLANLFGYSIWLPKVPPFLLKLFLGEMSQAVLTGQRVSSEKIQQTGFEFRFTDLEKTLINCIK, encoded by the coding sequence ATGGCTCAAAATGTTCTCTTAACCGGCGGAAGCGGATTCATTGGAAAACACTTAACAGATATGCTTCTGGAAGCTGGATATTCCGTGTCAATTTTGAGTCGGTCTGAAAGAGAAAGCTCCGAAGCAATTACCTATTATAAATGGGATTTAAATAAAAATTATATTGACGAAAATGCTGTTCTTAATGCAGATTATATTATTCATCTTGCTGGCGAAGGAATTGTTGAAAAACGATGGACAGCAAAAAGAAAAAAAGATATTCTAGATAGCCGTATCAAACCAATTGATCTCATTTTTTCGGTCTTAGAAAAAAACAATAAAAAACTGAATGCTTTTGTTTCTGCTTCGGCAGTTGGAATTTACGGCGCTGTGACCAGTCATAAAATATGTACTGAAAATACGCCGCCGGCAAATGACTTTTTAGGCACTACGTGTCAAAAATGGGAAAGCGCTGTGGACAAAATTGGTTCATTGGGAATTAGAACTGTAAAAATACGAACTGGAATAGTTTTAGGAAAAGACGAAGGTTTTCTAAAAAAAATGATTCCGACTTTTAAATCTGGATTTGGTGCAGTTCTTGGATCTGGAAAACAATATCTCCCATGGATTCATATTGATGATTTATGCAGGATTTATTTAAAAAGCATCGAAGATGAAAAGCTGGAAGGTCCATATAATGCCTGTATAACAGATAACACGACAAACTCAAGATTTTCTAAAACGCTTGCCAATTTGTTTGGTTATTCTATTTGGCTTCCTAAAGTTCCGCCTTTTTTACTTAAACTTTTCTTGGGCGAAATGAGCCAAGCGGTACTAACTGGGCAGCGCGTTTCTTCGGAAAAAATTCAGCAGACTGGTTTTGAATTTCGGTTTACAGATTTAGAAAAGACACTCATAAATTGTATCAAATAA
- a CDS encoding YceI family protein, producing the protein MKTTTLLFLFFTAFSVLAQDKFFTSTGTVNFEASVPFFEEIKAVNRQVAILLEPKTSTFICTVMIKDFRFKLDMMQDHFNENYMESRRYPKAVFKGKIEKFDLKDITDIEKQYQIKGKLYLRGKYKEIVVNAMIKKVADGIQVISDFPISVSDFNIQIPSSVASKIAKTANTGLTGVVRSDEIMYATLK; encoded by the coding sequence ATGAAAACAACTACCTTATTATTTTTATTTTTTACTGCCTTTTCTGTTCTCGCTCAAGACAAATTTTTTACCAGTACAGGTACGGTAAATTTTGAAGCCTCTGTTCCTTTTTTCGAGGAAATAAAAGCAGTTAATAGACAAGTTGCAATTTTGCTGGAACCTAAAACAAGTACTTTTATTTGTACTGTAATGATCAAAGATTTTCGTTTTAAGCTGGATATGATGCAAGATCATTTTAACGAAAATTATATGGAAAGCCGACGTTATCCTAAAGCTGTATTTAAAGGCAAAATTGAGAAATTTGATTTAAAAGATATTACCGACATCGAAAAGCAATACCAAATAAAAGGAAAACTGTATTTAAGAGGAAAATATAAAGAAATTGTGGTAAATGCTATGATTAAAAAAGTTGCAGACGGGATTCAGGTAATTTCAGATTTTCCAATATCTGTTTCAGATTTCAATATTCAAATTCCGAGTTCGGTTGCTTCTAAAATTGCTAAAACTGCCAATACAGGATTGACCGGTGTTGTTCGCAGTGACGAAATCATGTATGCAACTTTGAAATAA
- a CDS encoding VOC family protein: MIKFGYTILYVEDVEEALAFYENAFGFSRKFISTDNDYGELITGETTLSFASKKLASQNLKEGFIESSLEDKPFAIEIGFIVENVPEVLQKATSFGALMVAEPVEKPWGQVVAYVRDLNGFLIEICTEVKM, encoded by the coding sequence ATGATAAAGTTTGGATATACAATTTTGTACGTTGAAGATGTCGAAGAGGCATTGGCATTTTATGAAAATGCATTTGGATTCTCAAGGAAATTTATAAGTACTGATAACGATTACGGCGAATTAATTACTGGCGAAACAACACTTTCGTTTGCGTCAAAAAAGCTGGCATCGCAAAATCTAAAAGAAGGTTTTATAGAAAGCAGTTTAGAAGATAAGCCTTTTGCAATAGAAATAGGTTTTATTGTCGAAAATGTTCCAGAAGTTTTACAAAAAGCAACTTCTTTTGGAGCTTTAATGGTTGCAGAACCTGTAGAGAAACCTTGGGGGCAAGTTGTGGCGTATGTAAGAGACTTAAATGGATTTTTGATTGAAATCTGTACGGAAGTAAAAATGTAG
- a CDS encoding acyl-CoA thioesterase, with protein MTTDFKPVSSSKISISELMLPSHTNFSGKIHGGYILQLLDQIAFASASKFSGNYCVTASVDTVNFLKPIEVGELVTMKASVNYVGRSSMIVGIRVEAENIQTGVVKHCNSSYFTMVAKDKEGKSVQVPGLILSNLQEVRRFRKAIKHIEVRREVEEHEKLTNINSIEDLASLEKYNVLLEIS; from the coding sequence ATGACTACAGATTTTAAACCAGTTTCTTCCTCCAAAATCAGCATATCAGAATTAATGCTGCCATCGCATACCAATTTCAGCGGTAAAATTCACGGAGGATATATTTTACAATTATTAGATCAAATTGCTTTTGCTTCGGCATCAAAATTCAGCGGTAATTATTGCGTAACGGCTTCTGTCGATACGGTAAACTTTCTAAAACCGATTGAAGTTGGAGAATTAGTAACCATGAAAGCTTCTGTAAATTATGTGGGAAGAAGTTCGATGATTGTTGGGATTCGTGTAGAAGCAGAAAATATTCAGACAGGAGTTGTAAAACATTGTAACTCCTCTTATTTTACAATGGTTGCCAAAGATAAAGAAGGAAAAAGTGTTCAGGTTCCCGGGTTAATTTTGTCAAATCTGCAAGAAGTCCGCCGTTTTAGAAAAGCGATTAAACATATCGAAGTTAGAAGAGAAGTCGAAGAGCATGAAAAACTTACCAATATAAACTCTATCGAAGATTTAGCCAGTTTAGAAAAATACAATGTCCTTCTAGAAATCAGCTAA
- the rmuC gene encoding DNA recombination protein RmuC — MSDYLPFLLGFVVALFVGIYLGKMLSGSKFQSEKAIAEERLNALNSQMQMQKEQFDNEKNYFQKQIQLLNFEKENIRTEKDSLAIQLSKKEVDFENLWERHKEQKNEINELQEKFTKEFENLANKILEEKSAKFTEQNSENMKNILLPLQDKIHVFEQKVDQTHKESIDYHAALRQQILGLSEMNAQMSKETLNLTKALKGDSKMQGNWGELVLERVLEKSGLEKGREYEVQQSFTNSEGNRVFPDVVINLPDGKKMIVDSKVSLAAYEKWINEESELLKIEYLKEHVNSIRRHVEQLGSKNYHDLYQIESPDFVLLFIPMEPAFAIALNEDPALYTKAFDRNIVIVTPSTLLATLRTIDSMWSNQKQQENAFEIARQAGALYDKFEGFVSDLVRIGNKIKDTKTEYESAMNKLVDGKGNLITSVERLKKMGAKAKKSLPENIIARALNSDENELLN, encoded by the coding sequence ATGTCTGATTATCTACCATTTTTATTGGGTTTTGTTGTAGCGCTTTTTGTTGGAATATACTTAGGTAAAATGCTTTCTGGATCAAAATTTCAGTCTGAAAAAGCAATTGCTGAAGAGAGATTGAATGCTCTAAACAGTCAGATGCAAATGCAGAAAGAGCAATTTGACAACGAAAAAAATTATTTTCAAAAGCAAATACAGCTGCTCAATTTTGAGAAAGAAAACATTCGTACAGAGAAAGACAGTCTGGCCATTCAGCTTTCTAAAAAAGAAGTCGATTTCGAAAATTTATGGGAACGTCATAAAGAACAAAAAAATGAGATCAACGAACTTCAGGAAAAATTCACCAAAGAATTTGAAAACTTAGCCAATAAAATCCTCGAAGAAAAATCGGCTAAATTTACCGAACAGAACAGCGAGAACATGAAAAATATTCTTTTGCCGCTTCAGGATAAAATTCATGTTTTTGAGCAAAAAGTAGACCAGACCCATAAAGAAAGTATCGATTACCACGCCGCACTCCGCCAGCAAATTTTAGGTTTAAGTGAAATGAATGCTCAAATGAGTAAAGAAACTTTAAATCTGACCAAAGCACTAAAAGGCGACAGTAAAATGCAGGGAAATTGGGGCGAATTGGTTTTAGAACGCGTTTTAGAAAAATCGGGATTAGAAAAAGGACGAGAATATGAAGTACAGCAGAGTTTTACGAACAGTGAAGGAAATCGTGTTTTTCCAGATGTTGTAATCAATCTTCCTGACGGTAAAAAAATGATTGTCGATTCTAAAGTTTCACTGGCGGCTTATGAAAAATGGATTAACGAAGAATCGGAGCTTTTAAAAATAGAGTATCTAAAAGAGCATGTCAATTCTATTAGAAGACACGTCGAACAGCTTGGCAGTAAAAATTATCACGATTTATATCAAATAGAAAGTCCAGACTTTGTGCTGTTATTTATTCCGATGGAACCCGCTTTTGCGATTGCTTTAAACGAAGATCCGGCTTTATATACCAAAGCATTCGATCGAAATATTGTAATTGTTACGCCAAGTACACTGCTCGCTACTTTAAGAACAATAGACAGCATGTGGAGCAATCAAAAACAGCAGGAAAATGCTTTTGAGATTGCGAGACAAGCCGGCGCATTATACGATAAATTTGAAGGTTTTGTTTCTGATTTAGTCCGAATTGGAAATAAAATAAAAGACACCAAAACAGAATACGAAAGCGCAATGAACAAATTAGTCGATGGAAAAGGAAACTTGATTACAAGCGTAGAAAGATTAAAAAAAATGGGAGCAAAAGCCAAGAAATCCCTTCCGGAGAATATAATTGCAAGAGCATTAAATTCAGATGAAAATGAATTGTTGAATTAA
- a CDS encoding protease complex subunit PrcB family protein, translated as MKKLMLSLFIAFGITACSLNDDTKYVECGVNALVEFTGFPFLCNYSIKTPQTSPAVAVVASQEKMNDLFTKHENSCPVASDPNIDFTKQFLVGIFAGVKPTSGYAIKITSIVENNCEIIVNYYEKTPAAGENVSQTPTYPSDFVLIPRTTKGFIFIKTNESSDNMVIGSFSNDCTGADCQKFFQINDFNILKFLNVAAGQYDFGQYKYTPTIKRGDYTLFLKSVPAEILALKGQTKTYGTPNAAGVYFELRQGINVTKVYIDNNDTEDQSAEIKTFKKAIQEKITSLK; from the coding sequence ATGAAAAAATTAATGTTGAGCTTATTTATAGCTTTTGGAATTACTGCATGCTCCCTTAACGATGACACCAAATACGTTGAGTGCGGGGTTAATGCACTTGTAGAATTTACTGGATTTCCTTTTTTATGTAATTACAGTATAAAAACTCCACAAACCTCTCCGGCTGTTGCAGTAGTAGCATCTCAGGAAAAAATGAATGATTTATTTACTAAGCATGAAAATAGCTGCCCAGTTGCCAGCGACCCTAATATAGACTTTACAAAACAATTTTTAGTTGGAATTTTTGCTGGTGTTAAACCTACCAGCGGTTATGCAATTAAAATTACTTCGATCGTAGAAAATAATTGCGAGATCATTGTTAACTATTACGAAAAAACTCCTGCAGCCGGCGAAAACGTATCACAAACCCCAACTTACCCATCGGATTTTGTCTTAATTCCAAGAACAACAAAAGGTTTCATTTTTATCAAAACAAATGAAAGCAGCGATAATATGGTAATTGGATCGTTCAGCAATGACTGTACTGGTGCAGATTGTCAAAAATTCTTCCAAATTAACGATTTCAATATTTTAAAATTCTTAAACGTTGCTGCTGGACAGTACGACTTTGGTCAATATAAATATACTCCAACTATAAAAAGAGGAGATTATACTTTATTTTTAAAAAGTGTACCTGCTGAGATTTTAGCTTTAAAAGGACAAACTAAAACTTATGGTACGCCAAATGCGGCAGGTGTTTACTTTGAATTACGTCAAGGAATAAATGTTACTAAAGTTTATATTGACAACAATGATACTGAGGATCAAAGTGCAGAAATAAAAACATTCAAAAAAGCGATTCAAGAAAAAATTACAAGCTTAAAATAA
- a CDS encoding RNA polymerase sigma factor, whose translation MKDELEKYIKLCMKNDREGQLKIYQLFSPVLYGICLKYMKNEDDAKDVFQEAFVIVFQKINQYKFEGSFEGWLKRIFINKLIETLNKKKKESFFLDVFDPDTDFIEEEELEAIPIEQEKLLEYIRDLPDQYRTVFNLYVFEKMKHKEIAELLKISEGTSKSNLNRAKHILQKRILSIKNFKTA comes from the coding sequence TTGAAAGACGAGTTAGAAAAATATATTAAACTGTGCATGAAAAATGACAGAGAGGGACAACTGAAAATTTATCAGTTGTTCTCTCCTGTTTTGTATGGTATCTGTTTGAAATATATGAAAAACGAAGATGATGCAAAAGATGTCTTTCAAGAAGCCTTTGTGATTGTCTTTCAGAAAATAAACCAGTACAAATTTGAAGGAAGTTTTGAAGGATGGCTCAAACGGATTTTCATTAATAAGCTCATCGAAACTTTAAATAAAAAGAAAAAGGAGAGTTTCTTTTTAGATGTTTTTGATCCTGATACTGATTTTATCGAAGAGGAAGAACTAGAAGCAATTCCCATCGAACAGGAAAAACTTCTAGAATATATTCGGGATTTACCAGATCAATATCGAACGGTTTTTAACTTATATGTTTTTGAAAAAATGAAACACAAAGAAATAGCCGAATTATTAAAGATCTCCGAAGGAACATCAAAATCAAATTTAAATCGCGCCAAACATATTTTACAGAAGCGAATTTTGAGTATAAAAAATTTTAAGACAGCATGA
- a CDS encoding MepB family protein: MKITSSPIHSKSIANDLFSAKEKVFDKADLTLTKLEKEDESEEYSAYRFLLNDKNICYREAKITPTKTGQFVTLWKRNKSGTIEPFDYSDSIDFVIVSVRKEQNWGMFIFPKNILLEKGVFSTQNKEGIRATRVYPPWDETTSKQAQKTQKWQLTYFFTLTNSITIDFDQLRKSFQ, translated from the coding sequence ATGAAAATCACTTCCTCACCAATACATTCAAAATCAATTGCAAATGATTTATTTTCTGCAAAAGAAAAAGTTTTTGACAAAGCAGATCTGACATTGACAAAGCTTGAAAAAGAAGATGAAAGCGAAGAATACAGCGCTTACCGTTTTCTTTTAAATGATAAAAACATATGTTACAGAGAAGCAAAAATAACACCGACAAAAACAGGTCAGTTTGTTACTTTATGGAAACGCAATAAATCTGGAACAATTGAACCTTTTGATTATTCAGATTCTATAGATTTTGTGATAGTAAGTGTCCGTAAAGAACAAAATTGGGGAATGTTTATTTTTCCGAAAAATATATTATTAGAAAAGGGCGTTTTTTCAACCCAAAACAAAGAAGGCATTAGAGCAACACGAGTTTACCCGCCTTGGGATGAAACTACAAGTAAACAAGCCCAAAAAACACAAAAATGGCAGCTAACTTATTTTTTTACGCTTACTAATTCAATTACAATTGATTTCGATCAATTGAGAAAATCATTTCAATAG